TCGAACCTTTTGGCCCTCAGAATATGACGCCTGTTTTTATGACTGAAAATGCTATTGATACAGGTTACGCTAAAACTTTAGGTGCAGAAGAAGAACATTTAAGGCTTTTTGCCAAACAAAACAACTCAGACGGAATCGCTGCAATTGGTTTCGGATTAGGAAAAAAATTAAACATTGTAAAAAATCAAAATCCGTTTCAGTTGGCATACTGCATTGCCGAAAACGAATGGAACGGAACTGTTTCAACACAGCTTATGCTGAAAGACATTAAAACAAATGGAAGAAATTAAATCCAATAAGCCCGATCCCTATCAGGCACTTCGATATAAAGAATTCAACGTATTTTTATTATTGCGTTTTGCAATGGTTTTTGCCTGGTCAATGCAGTTTATCGTAATTGAATGGGAAGTTTATAGTTTAACCAAAAACCCACTTTCTTTAGGAATTATTGGTTTAATGGAAATTATTCCTGCCGTTTCAATGTCACTCTTTGCTGGACATATTGTCGATCAAAGAGAAAAGAAAAGTTTATTGGTAAAGTGTATTTTAGGATTTTCAGTAATTAGCTTTGGGCTTTTCTTATTGACTTGGCCAAAAGTAGTTGGAGGCTGGTCTACACATGTTATTTTGTATTCGATTTACGCTTTAGTCTTTTTTGGCGGAATCGTCCGTTCCTTTATGGGACCAACTATTTTCTCTCTTTTATCATTGATCATTCCTAAAAAAGCATATCCAAATGCTGCCACTTGGAGTAGTTCGGTTTGGCAGATTGGAGCCGTTATGGGACCTGCACTAGCTGGATTCTCTATTAATTGGATTGGTGTTCACTGGTCAATGTGTTTGGTTTTTGGATTTTCAATTCTTTCGTTAATTGCCTTATCTCAAATCAGCCAAAAACCGATTGTAAATCCGAAAATGGGAGAATCTATGAAAGACAGTCTTATGGAGGGTATAACTTTTGTATTTAAAAATAAAATTGTTTTGGGTGCACTTTCACTCGATATGATTGCTGTTCTTTTTGGAGGTGCCGTTGCATTATTGCCCGTTTTTGCTCAGGACATCTTGAAAGTAGGTTCTGAAGGTTTCGGAATTTTAAGAGCCGCTCCTGCTGTAGGTGCTTTTATCACGATGCTCGTTTCTGCTTATGTGCCGTTGTATGAAAATGCAGGAAAGAAACTTTTAATTGCCATCTTTGTTTTTGGTTTATCCATTATCTTGTTTGGATTGTCTACTTATTTCTGGCTTTCTGTTTTCGCCTTATTTTTAAGCGGATTGGCAGATGGAATTTCAGTAGTAATCCGTCAGACTATTTTACAGCTTAAAACCCCTGATCATATGCGCGGACGCGTGGGTGCTGTAAACTCAATTTTTGTTGGATCTTCTAATGAATTAGGTGCTTTTGAAAGTGGCGCAACGGCTAAATTGATGGGAGCAGTTACTTCTGTTGTTTTTGGAGGAAGTGTTACGCTCTTAACCGTAGTTTTTACTGCACTAAAATCGCCTACATTTAGAAATCTGGATCTGAAAAGAGATATGGATGAACATCATAAATTGGAGTAAATAATTAAACCATATAAGGCATATAAGTTTAACCGTTGGATGCAATTTTAATTTGAATAAAATAGCACGCGGATAAAACGGATTTACTTTCGTAAAAACGCGGACAAAAACGGATTTTTTTTCTTTATACAAACCCGTTTTTATCCGCGTTTTCGTGATAACGAATCTGCGTAATCCGCGTCAAAATTTATACTATTTCAGTATCACCCAACGGGTTAAGTTTATAAAAAATTCAATCCATACAAATGAAATTATTAGTAACCGTTTTATTTCTTACTATTTCGCTTTTCGCGAAAGCACAAAACCTTTACATCAAAACTTACGGAAACGAAAAGAATAAAACCATCATTTTTATTCATGGCGGACCAAGTGGCAATGCGACTTTGTTTGAAGGAACAACGGCTCAAAAACTAGCCGATTTAGGTTTTTATGTAATCGCTTACGACCGAAGAGGCGAAGGAAGATCTGCAGATCCTGATGCTAAATTTACTTTTGAAGAAGCTTCTCAGGATATAAATTCGATTTATAAAAAATATAACTTAAAGAAAGCGACCATATTAGCTCATAGCTTTGGCGGTTTGGTTGCTACGCTTTATACCAATAAATATCCGCAAAATGTGAGTGCTTTGGTTTTGGCTGGCGCGTTGTTTTCTCAGCAAGAAACTTATGATCATATTGTAAATACGCTGAAGAAAAAATACAATACCGATTCTGAACAATTGAAGAAAATCAGTATTGTAGAAAATCTAAATAAAAATTCTGCTGCATACAGAAAAGGATGTTACGAACTTGCAGGAGAAAATGGCTTTTTTAAAATGCCAAATCCGACTGCAGAATCCAAAAAGCTTTACGCCGATTACGAAGCTGGAGAATTTTATAAAACCAACATTCGAAATAAAAATGCGCCGTTAGTTTTTTATCAAAACGAAAAACAAAATAACATCGATACGCGTCCGATATTAAAGAAAATTAAAACCGCTGATGTTCCTATTTATGGAATTTATGGAAAACAGGATGGTATTTTTTCATCCGCACAAATAAATTCTCTAAAGGCAATAACTGGAGAAAATCACTTTGCTTTCATTGATAATTGCTCGCATTATTTGTTTGTTGACCAACAAGCAGCATTTCTTTCTAACCTAAAAAAATGGCTAAAATAGTCTTATTATGAGATAGAACTTCCTAAAGAAGCAAAACCACAAACATTTTATAAATAGCTAAAAATCAATTATTAATAATAGATTTTAGCTTTTTTTTATGCTTTTGTTAATCAAGTATTAATACAAAGACTCCGTATCTTTGTGGCCTAAAAAAATTGCCATGAAAGATATCGAACAGATATACCGAAACGATTTTGGAATTTCATTTTATTGGAAAGAAGGCAACCAAATTATATCAGATAAAATCCAGTTGCTTTTTAAACAAATGGGATTCTATTTTTCAGTTCAAGAATTAAATGAATTTCACGATTTAATTGAAGACTGCGTAACAGATCATCATAATTATGACTTAAATGGTGTAAAACGCGCCTTCGATAAATTTTTATTAAAAACCCCTTATGTTGCATTGGATTTAGAAATATCTCCAATTGAATTAAATTCTATAAAAGACTTGGTTGATGGTTCTTTATTTCGACTTAATCTTAATGAATATATTTACGGTTCGGGCATGAACTAAAGCGTTTCCAACTATTTCAAGAGCCAAATTCCAACTTTTACTGTGCTTAGCTGAGAAAGATTTTTTCAAATTTTTATGATTTTTTTATTTAGAATTAATATAAATAATATTTATATTTGTTGAAATAAAAGGATTTACGATGAGAGAAATTGAACAAATATATCATAATAACTTTGGAATAGCTTTTTACTGGAAAGATCACAATACTACGATTTCAGACAAAGTACAATTGGTTTTTAAAGAAACTGGCTTTTATTTTACAGTTCAGGAATTGAATCTTTTCTGTGATTTGATTGAAGATAGCATGATTGAAAACTCTTGTTGCGAAGCGTGCGAAATGAAATATTCTTGCCATAAATTTTTATTGAAAACACCTTGTAACTCCATAGATTTAGCTGTAAACATGACCGAATTGAAATCGATTAAAGATTTGGTCGAAGGTTCTTTATTTAAAATTGAACTAGATGAATATGTTTATGGAGTTGGCATGAATTAAGAAGCATTCTAAATATTTTAACGTCTTTTTTTCATTATTGAAATATATTTTGATTCCATTCAAAAAAAAGTATATTTACAGCAATGAAAAAAGCTGTATTTCTACTTACCATAACCGTTCTGGCAATTCTTTTCGCCAGTTGCAATAACAAATCAGAGGAATATATTGACCCGCGCGGAACTGATTATGCCGGTTCAGAAAGTTGCATACAATGTCACAAGGTACAATCTGAAATGGCATTTCAAAGTTCGCACTTTAAAGCAACCTCCCCCGCTATTTTAGGAAATGTTTCGGGTGATTTCGATTCTAAAAATCATACTTTCATTTATGATAAAGACACCAAATTGGTGATGGAAAAGCGTGGAGACAGCTTGTATCAAGTTGTATATAAAAACGGTAAAGAAACGGCTAAATACAAATTTGAAATTGTGTTTGGAACCAAACATGCTCAAACTTCAGTTTACTGGAAAGACAATAATACATACGAGCTCCCAGTTTCTTTTTATCATTCTATAAACAATTGGGCAACAAGTCCAGGCTTCCCTGCTGATAAGCCTTATTTTGACCGCATGGTGGTAAAAGATTGCTACTCTTGCCATAGTTCTAATATTAGCTCACGAACGGTAGATCAAAGTTCTGCAAATAAAAACTTTATGTCGATGGATGTTGAAGACATAATAAATAAAAAAACTATAGTTTACGGAATTGATTGCGAACGATGCCACGGCCCAGCTAAAAAACACGTTGAATTTCATTTAAAGAATCCAAACGTAAAAGTGGCCAATAGCATTACCAGTTTTAAAACCTTAAACAGGCAGCAAAAACTTGACGCCTGTGCTTTATGCCACGCAGGTAATGATGGAATGAAATTAAAATCCCGTTTTGAGTTTAAACCTGGAGATAATTTATCGGAGTTCTTTCGCGAAACCAAAAGCATTAATGACACAACAAACTTTGATGTACACGGCAATCAGTATCGATTAATGGCACAGAGTAAATGTTTTATAAAAAGTGATAAAATGGATTGCATTACCTGCCATAATCCACATGAAAATGCTTCTAAAAACTTGGCTTCCTATTCTAAAATCTGTATGAGCTGTCACGAAGGTTTAAAACATAAAGAAACTACTTTAAAAACAATGCCTGAGAAGTTATTGGCCAGCAATTGTGTAGAATGCCATATGCCTAAAAAAGCGTCTGGAGCAATTAAATTTCAGCTTTCAAACAGTAAACAACTTTCAGAATATATTCTGCGAACACATAAAATCGGAGTTTATCCAACAAACGCAAAATAAAAATTTTGCGTTAAAATTTCCACGATGCCTTTTGATTGATTTTTACCGTATTAATTTGCCCTTTTGACTTTCGACTTTTGACCTTCGACTTTTGGCTTTTGACTTTCGACTAACTTAAACTATTTCTCGAATTTTTTAAGTTCAAATTTCTCACCATCAAAAACACCATAAGTAAAATAGCCGATCCAATCTCCAAGATTGACATATTCGGAATTTTCCCCAA
The Flavobacterium humidisoli DNA segment above includes these coding regions:
- a CDS encoding MFS transporter; the encoded protein is MEEIKSNKPDPYQALRYKEFNVFLLLRFAMVFAWSMQFIVIEWEVYSLTKNPLSLGIIGLMEIIPAVSMSLFAGHIVDQREKKSLLVKCILGFSVISFGLFLLTWPKVVGGWSTHVILYSIYALVFFGGIVRSFMGPTIFSLLSLIIPKKAYPNAATWSSSVWQIGAVMGPALAGFSINWIGVHWSMCLVFGFSILSLIALSQISQKPIVNPKMGESMKDSLMEGITFVFKNKIVLGALSLDMIAVLFGGAVALLPVFAQDILKVGSEGFGILRAAPAVGAFITMLVSAYVPLYENAGKKLLIAIFVFGLSIILFGLSTYFWLSVFALFLSGLADGISVVIRQTILQLKTPDHMRGRVGAVNSIFVGSSNELGAFESGATAKLMGAVTSVVFGGSVTLLTVVFTALKSPTFRNLDLKRDMDEHHKLE
- a CDS encoding cytochrome c3 family protein; translated protein: MKKAVFLLTITVLAILFASCNNKSEEYIDPRGTDYAGSESCIQCHKVQSEMAFQSSHFKATSPAILGNVSGDFDSKNHTFIYDKDTKLVMEKRGDSLYQVVYKNGKETAKYKFEIVFGTKHAQTSVYWKDNNTYELPVSFYHSINNWATSPGFPADKPYFDRMVVKDCYSCHSSNISSRTVDQSSANKNFMSMDVEDIINKKTIVYGIDCERCHGPAKKHVEFHLKNPNVKVANSITSFKTLNRQQKLDACALCHAGNDGMKLKSRFEFKPGDNLSEFFRETKSINDTTNFDVHGNQYRLMAQSKCFIKSDKMDCITCHNPHENASKNLASYSKICMSCHEGLKHKETTLKTMPEKLLASNCVECHMPKKASGAIKFQLSNSKQLSEYILRTHKIGVYPTNAK
- a CDS encoding alpha/beta fold hydrolase yields the protein MKLLVTVLFLTISLFAKAQNLYIKTYGNEKNKTIIFIHGGPSGNATLFEGTTAQKLADLGFYVIAYDRRGEGRSADPDAKFTFEEASQDINSIYKKYNLKKATILAHSFGGLVATLYTNKYPQNVSALVLAGALFSQQETYDHIVNTLKKKYNTDSEQLKKISIVENLNKNSAAYRKGCYELAGENGFFKMPNPTAESKKLYADYEAGEFYKTNIRNKNAPLVFYQNEKQNNIDTRPILKKIKTADVPIYGIYGKQDGIFSSAQINSLKAITGENHFAFIDNCSHYLFVDQQAAFLSNLKKWLK